A stretch of Gemmobacter fulvus DNA encodes these proteins:
- the ettA gene encoding energy-dependent translational throttle protein EttA, with translation MASYQYVYHMEGVSKTYPGGKKCFENIHLNFLPGVKIGVVGVNGAGKSTLLKIMAGIDTDFKGEAWAAKGAKVGYLAQEPHLDPTLDVKGNVMLGVAAQTAILERYNELAMNYSDETADEMAQLQDQIDAQNLWELEATVGVAMDALRCPPDDADVESLSGGERRRVALCKLLLEKPDMLLLDEPTNHLDAESIAWLQKHLINYKGTILIVTHDRYFLDDITSWILELDRGRGIPYEGNYSAWLDQKAKRMAQEAREDKSKQKALEKELEWIRAGAKARQAKSKARIQRYNEMAGQTVLERSSQAQIIIPNGERLGNKVIEVEGLKKAMGDRLLIENLSFTVPPGAIVGVIGPNGAGKSTLFRMLTGNEQPDEGTITLGNTVQLSYVDQSRDALDPEKNVWEEISGGSEVIQLGDMTMNSRVYTGAFNFKGTDQQKKVGLLSGGERNRVHMAKLLRSGGNVLLLDEPTNDLDVETLQALESAIEDFAGCAIIISHDRFFLDRLCTHMLAFEGDAHVEWFEGNFEAYEQDKIRRLGPDAVEPKRVKYKRFSR, from the coding sequence ATGGCTTCGTATCAATATGTCTACCACATGGAAGGCGTCTCCAAGACCTATCCGGGTGGCAAGAAGTGCTTTGAAAACATCCACCTGAACTTCCTGCCCGGCGTGAAGATCGGTGTTGTCGGCGTCAACGGCGCCGGTAAATCCACCCTGCTCAAGATCATGGCCGGAATCGATACCGATTTCAAAGGCGAGGCCTGGGCCGCGAAGGGCGCGAAAGTCGGCTACCTTGCGCAGGAGCCGCATCTTGACCCGACGCTGGACGTGAAGGGCAATGTGATGCTGGGCGTCGCCGCGCAGACGGCGATCCTCGAGCGTTACAACGAACTCGCCATGAACTATTCGGACGAGACCGCCGACGAGATGGCGCAGTTGCAAGACCAGATCGACGCGCAGAACCTGTGGGAACTCGAAGCCACCGTCGGCGTCGCCATGGATGCGCTGCGCTGCCCGCCGGATGATGCCGATGTCGAAAGCCTGTCGGGCGGCGAGCGTCGCCGCGTCGCGCTGTGCAAGCTGCTGCTGGAAAAACCCGACATGCTGCTGCTGGACGAACCGACCAACCACCTCGACGCCGAATCCATCGCCTGGCTGCAAAAGCACCTGATCAACTACAAGGGCACGATCCTGATCGTGACCCACGACCGTTATTTCCTCGATGACATCACCTCATGGATCCTGGAACTCGACCGTGGTCGCGGTATCCCCTACGAGGGCAACTATTCCGCCTGGCTGGACCAGAAGGCCAAGCGCATGGCGCAGGAAGCCCGCGAAGACAAATCCAAGCAGAAGGCGCTGGAAAAGGAACTCGAATGGATCCGTGCCGGGGCCAAGGCCCGTCAGGCCAAATCCAAGGCGCGTATCCAGCGCTACAACGAGATGGCGGGCCAGACCGTGCTCGAACGCTCGTCGCAGGCCCAGATCATCATTCCGAACGGCGAACGCCTTGGCAACAAGGTGATCGAGGTCGAGGGTCTGAAAAAGGCCATGGGCGACCGGCTGCTGATCGAAAACCTGTCCTTCACCGTGCCGCCGGGCGCCATCGTCGGTGTGATCGGCCCGAACGGCGCCGGCAAATCGACGCTGTTCCGCATGCTGACCGGCAACGAACAGCCGGATGAAGGCACGATCACGCTGGGCAACACCGTGCAGCTGTCTTACGTCGACCAGTCGCGCGACGCGCTCGACCCCGAAAAGAACGTCTGGGAAGAGATCTCGGGCGGGTCGGAAGTGATCCAGTTGGGTGACATGACGATGAACTCCCGCGTCTATACCGGGGCGTTCAACTTCAAGGGCACCGACCAGCAGAAGAAGGTGGGCTTGCTGTCGGGCGGGGAACGCAACCGGGTGCACATGGCCAAACTGCTGCGCTCGGGCGGCAACGTGCTGCTGCTGGACGAACCGACCAACGATCTGGACGTGGAAACGCTGCAGGCGCTGGAATCGGCCATCGAGGATTTCGCGGGCTGCGCCATCATCATCAGCCACGACCGCTTCTTCCTCGACCGGCTCTGCACCCATATGCTCGCCTTTGAAGGCGATGCCCATGTGGAATGGTTCGAAGGCAACTTCGAGGCCTATGAGCAAGACAAGATCCGCCGCCTCGGGCCGGATGCCGTTGAACCCAAGCGGGTGAAATACAAGCGTTTCTCGCGCTGA
- a CDS encoding nicotinate-nucleotide adenylyltransferase: protein MRSGFPVARRGMVIGLLGGSFDPAHEGHVHITREALRRFGLDRVWWLVSPGNPLKARQPAPMAERIAQARRLMDHPRVVVTDLEARMGTRFTAATLKGLKARYPGVRFVWLMGGDNLVQFHRWDRWEWIMQTVPIGVLARPGSGVKGRLGRAARVYARERVSEAQAERLGHIPAPAWVFADVPLKALSSSAIRARGDWGRSGTPGMPPE, encoded by the coding sequence ATGAGATCAGGCTTTCCGGTCGCGCGGCGCGGAATGGTCATCGGCTTGCTGGGCGGATCCTTTGATCCGGCGCATGAAGGCCATGTGCATATCACCCGCGAGGCGCTGCGGCGGTTCGGGCTGGACCGGGTGTGGTGGCTGGTCAGCCCCGGCAATCCGCTGAAGGCGCGCCAGCCCGCGCCAATGGCCGAGCGGATCGCGCAGGCGCGGCGGCTGATGGATCATCCGCGGGTGGTGGTGACGGATCTTGAGGCGCGCATGGGCACACGCTTTACGGCAGCGACGCTGAAGGGGCTGAAGGCGCGTTATCCGGGGGTGCGTTTCGTCTGGCTGATGGGCGGGGACAATCTGGTGCAGTTTCACCGCTGGGACCGCTGGGAATGGATCATGCAGACTGTGCCGATCGGGGTGCTGGCGCGGCCCGGATCGGGGGTGAAGGGACGGCTGGGCCGCGCCGCGCGGGTCTATGCGCGGGAGCGGGTGAGCGAGGCGCAGGCCGAGCGTCTGGGCCATATTCCGGCCCCTGCCTGGGTCTTTGCCGATGTGCCGTTGAAGGCGCTCTCCTCCAGTGCCATCCGGGCGCGCGGCGATTGGGGCCGGTCCGGCACGCCCGGAATGCCGCCGGAGTGA
- the dacB gene encoding D-alanyl-D-alanine carboxypeptidase/D-alanyl-D-alanine endopeptidase, protein MGWTRRGILAGLLAGAAFPAAAEAPSVSPLPRRRGDGGETRQQIETAARLIAAAQLGGAVGCLVADAATGAVLEAEAADLGLPPASVMKALTAAYALDRLGAAHRFETRVLATGPVVGGVVQGDLLLVGGGDPVLDSDMLGDLAARLAAQGIRGVRGRYLAWGGALPALERIDAEQPEFVGYNPALAGLNLNFNRVNFEWARAAQGWTLTMDARAERFVPLVRMAEVQVVSRAQPLFRYEGGAGGDRWTVAAEALGKGGSRWLPVRHPAIYAGEVFQTLCAAQGVVLPDVAVAEMRPEGAVLAAHRSETLDMILRGMLKHSTNLTAEVTGLAASEAASLRVSALAMQEWARLRHGVSARFVDHSGLGGSSRISAADMVRALVGVQDGMLPGLLKPHGMRDGKGKLIEGHPVQVLAKTGTLNFVSSLAGYIQPPGGRRLAFAIFAADVPRRAALAEAERERPAGGEAWLKRARALQAQLVSRWAGLYA, encoded by the coding sequence ATGGGTTGGACACGGCGCGGGATTTTGGCGGGCTTGCTGGCAGGGGCGGCGTTTCCGGCGGCGGCAGAGGCGCCGTCGGTCTCGCCGCTGCCGCGCCGCCGCGGTGATGGTGGCGAGACTCGGCAGCAGATCGAGACGGCGGCGCGGCTGATCGCGGCAGCGCAGCTGGGCGGCGCGGTGGGCTGTCTGGTGGCGGATGCCGCAACCGGCGCGGTGCTGGAGGCGGAAGCGGCTGATCTGGGCCTGCCGCCTGCAAGCGTGATGAAGGCGCTGACGGCGGCCTATGCGCTGGACCGGTTGGGGGCGGCGCATCGGTTCGAGACGCGGGTTCTGGCCACTGGGCCGGTGGTCGGTGGGGTGGTGCAGGGGGATCTGTTGCTGGTGGGCGGCGGCGATCCGGTGCTGGACAGCGACATGCTGGGCGATCTGGCGGCAAGGCTGGCGGCGCAGGGTATTCGCGGGGTGCGGGGGCGGTATCTGGCCTGGGGCGGGGCTTTGCCTGCGCTGGAGCGGATTGACGCCGAGCAACCGGAGTTCGTGGGCTACAACCCGGCGCTGGCCGGGCTGAACCTGAATTTCAACCGGGTGAATTTCGAATGGGCCCGGGCGGCGCAGGGCTGGACGCTCACGATGGATGCGCGGGCCGAGCGGTTTGTGCCCCTGGTGCGTATGGCCGAGGTGCAGGTGGTGTCGCGCGCGCAGCCGCTGTTCCGCTATGAGGGCGGCGCGGGGGGGGACCGTTGGACCGTGGCCGCAGAGGCCTTGGGCAAGGGCGGCAGCCGCTGGTTGCCGGTGCGCCATCCTGCAATCTATGCGGGCGAGGTGTTCCAGACCCTTTGTGCCGCGCAGGGCGTGGTTCTGCCCGATGTGGCTGTGGCCGAGATGCGGCCCGAGGGGGCGGTTCTGGCGGCGCATCGCAGCGAGACGCTGGATATGATTCTGCGCGGCATGTTGAAACATTCCACCAATCTGACCGCCGAAGTGACCGGCCTTGCCGCATCGGAGGCCGCGAGTTTGCGGGTGTCGGCGCTGGCGATGCAGGAATGGGCGCGGCTGCGCCATGGGGTTTCGGCGCGGTTCGTTGACCATTCGGGGCTGGGCGGCAGCTCGCGGATTTCGGCGGCGGATATGGTGCGCGCGCTGGTCGGGGTGCAGGACGGGATGTTGCCGGGATTGCTGAAGCCGCATGGGATGCGCGATGGCAAGGGCAAGCTGATCGAGGGGCATCCGGTGCAGGTTCTGGCGAAAACCGGCACGCTGAACTTTGTGTCCAGCCTTGCCGGCTATATCCAGCCGCCGGGCGGGCGGCGGCTGGCCTTTGCGATCTTTGCCGCTGATGTACCGCGCAGGGCTGCGCTGGCCGAGGCCGAGCGCGAGCGGCCCGCGGGCGGCGAGGCTTGGCTGAAACGGGCGCGGGCCTTGCAGGCGCAGCTGGTCAGCCGCTGGGCCGGGCTTTACGCCTGA
- a CDS encoding tellurite resistance TerB family protein, translating into MPDTPASLSPQDALVAVMIAVSASDENMRTAELVAIHRMVNHMPVFAAYDADRMRQISQTVFDLFEEEDGLDALFGLIRDGLPERLYETAYALACDVAAADGTLREVELRMLEEIRDELNIDRLHAAAIEWGARVRHLRP; encoded by the coding sequence GTGCCCGATACCCCCGCCTCGTTGTCGCCTCAGGATGCGCTTGTCGCCGTGATGATCGCCGTTTCCGCCTCTGACGAGAATATGCGCACGGCCGAACTGGTGGCGATTCACCGCATGGTCAATCACATGCCGGTGTTTGCCGCCTATGATGCCGACCGGATGCGCCAGATTTCGCAGACCGTGTTTGACCTGTTCGAAGAAGAGGACGGGCTGGATGCGCTGTTCGGACTGATCCGCGATGGCCTGCCCGAGCGGCTTTATGAAACCGCCTATGCGCTGGCCTGCGACGTGGCGGCGGCAGATGGCACCCTGCGCGAGGTGGAGCTGCGCATGCTCGAAGAGATCCGCGACGAGCTGAACATCGACAGGCTGCACGCGGCAGCCATCGAATGGGGCGCAAGGGTGCGCCATCTGCGGCCCTGA
- a CDS encoding lysine--tRNA ligase, with protein sequence MSALRDAAMKSKAWPFEEARRILKRYEKKAPEKGYVLFETGYGPSGLPHIGTFGEVARTTMIRRAFEVISDIPTRLICFSDDVDGMRKVPENVPQQEMLYANIQKPLTSVPDPFGQYESFGHHNNAMLRRFLDTFGFEYEFISATEFYRSGQFDDTLKLATERYDAIMAIMLKSLREERQQTYSCFLPIHPETGRVLYVPMKNVDPVNHTITFDDEEGREWTLPVTGGRVKLQWKPDFGARWAALGVDFEMYGKDHSTNTPIYDGICEVLGGKKPEHMTYELFLDETGQKISKSKGNGLTIDEWLTYASAESLSYFMYQKPKTAKRMHFDVIPRAVDEYHQQLRAYPTQDVDQQVNNPVWHIHSGQPPESRMVVPFSMLLNLASVAGAVDAKGLWGFIKRYAPEASPEANPDLDAAAGFAVRYFADRIAPTRAFRLPTETERAAMADLRARLAVWQGGLDDEALQSMVFAVGKDHGFEPLRDWFKALYEVLLGASDGPRFGGFIALYGVEESIALLDRGLAGELVR encoded by the coding sequence ATGTCTGCCCTGCGTGACGCCGCGATGAAATCAAAAGCCTGGCCCTTTGAAGAGGCCCGCCGCATCCTCAAACGTTATGAAAAGAAGGCACCGGAAAAGGGCTATGTGCTGTTCGAGACGGGCTATGGACCGAGCGGGCTGCCGCATATCGGCACCTTCGGCGAAGTTGCGCGCACGACGATGATCCGCCGCGCGTTTGAGGTGATCAGCGACATTCCGACGCGGCTGATCTGTTTTTCGGATGATGTGGACGGCATGCGCAAGGTGCCGGAAAACGTGCCGCAGCAAGAGATGCTGTATGCGAATATCCAGAAGCCGCTGACCTCGGTGCCCGATCCGTTCGGGCAGTATGAAAGCTTTGGACATCACAACAACGCCATGCTGCGCCGCTTTCTGGATACGTTCGGGTTCGAATATGAATTCATCAGCGCGACGGAATTCTACCGCTCGGGCCAGTTTGACGACACTTTGAAACTGGCGACCGAACGCTATGACGCAATCATGGCGATCATGCTGAAATCCCTGCGTGAAGAGCGGCAGCAGACCTATAGCTGCTTCCTGCCGATCCACCCGGAAACCGGGCGGGTGCTCTATGTGCCGATGAAGAATGTCGATCCGGTCAACCATACCATCACCTTTGATGATGAGGAGGGCCGGGAATGGACGCTGCCGGTGACGGGCGGCCGTGTGAAGCTGCAATGGAAGCCCGATTTCGGCGCGCGCTGGGCGGCGCTGGGCGTCGATTTCGAGATGTATGGCAAGGACCACTCGACCAATACGCCGATCTATGACGGCATCTGTGAAGTGCTGGGCGGCAAGAAGCCCGAACACATGACCTATGAGCTGTTCCTGGATGAAACCGGGCAGAAGATTTCCAAATCCAAGGGCAACGGGCTGACCATTGATGAATGGCTGACCTATGCCTCGGCGGAAAGCCTGAGCTATTTCATGTATCAGAAGCCGAAAACGGCCAAGCGGATGCATTTTGATGTGATCCCGCGCGCGGTGGATGAATATCACCAGCAATTGCGCGCCTATCCGACGCAGGACGTGGATCAGCAGGTGAACAATCCGGTCTGGCATATCCATTCCGGTCAGCCGCCGGAAAGCCGGATGGTGGTGCCGTTCTCGATGCTGCTCAATCTGGCATCGGTGGCCGGGGCTGTGGATGCCAAGGGGCTGTGGGGCTTTATCAAGCGCTATGCGCCCGAGGCCTCGCCAGAGGCGAACCCGGATCTGGATGCGGCGGCGGGCTTTGCCGTGCGGTATTTTGCGGATCGCATCGCGCCGACACGGGCCTTCCGCCTGCCGACCGAGACCGAGCGCGCCGCGATGGCCGATCTGCGGGCGCGGCTGGCGGTCTGGCAGGGTGGTCTGGATGATGAGGCCCTGCAAAGCATGGTCTTCGCCGTCGGCAAGGACCATGGGTTCGAGCCGCTGCGCGACTGGTTCAAGGCCCTTTACGAAGTGCTGCTGGGCGCGTCGGACGGGCCGCGCTTTGGCGGGTTCATCGCGCTTTACGGGGTCGAGGAAAGCATTGCCCTGCTGGACCGGGGGCTGGCGGGCGAACTGGTGCGCTGA
- the phnC gene encoding phosphonate ABC transporter ATP-binding protein — MLQVNQVTRRFGAKAAVDRISFAVDRPAFVGIIGRSGAGKSTFLRMMNRLTDASEGEILVDGRNVLALVGQEKRQWQRQCAMIFQQFNLVPRMDVCSNVLHGILNGRSLAATLFNLWSEAEITRALGILDRLGIAEQAPKRAEALSGGQQQRVAIARALMQDPKVILADEPIASLDPMNAQLVMDTLRRIHDEDGRMVIANLHTLDTARRYCDRVIGMRDGRIVFDGTPTQLTTGVARDIYGADASFNEAATSTSIEQPDRAYADAMLG, encoded by the coding sequence GTGCTGCAAGTCAATCAGGTGACACGGCGGTTCGGGGCCAAGGCCGCCGTTGACAGGATCAGCTTTGCGGTGGATCGCCCGGCTTTCGTGGGCATCATCGGGCGGTCAGGCGCCGGCAAATCGACCTTCCTGCGCATGATGAACCGGCTGACGGATGCCAGCGAAGGCGAGATCCTGGTGGACGGGCGCAATGTGCTGGCGCTGGTCGGGCAGGAAAAGCGCCAGTGGCAACGCCAATGCGCGATGATCTTTCAGCAATTCAACCTCGTGCCGCGGATGGATGTCTGCTCCAACGTGCTGCATGGCATCCTGAACGGGCGCTCGCTGGCGGCGACGCTGTTCAACCTGTGGTCCGAAGCCGAAATCACCCGCGCGCTGGGCATCCTCGACCGTCTGGGCATTGCCGAACAGGCCCCGAAACGTGCCGAGGCGCTGTCGGGCGGTCAGCAGCAGCGCGTCGCCATTGCACGGGCGCTGATGCAGGATCCCAAGGTCATTCTGGCGGATGAGCCGATTGCCTCGCTCGATCCGATGAATGCGCAACTGGTGATGGATACGCTGCGCCGCATCCATGACGAGGATGGCCGCATGGTCATCGCCAACCTGCATACGCTCGATACCGCGCGCCGCTATTGCGACCGGGTGATCGGGATGCGCGATGGCCGCATCGTGTTTGACGGCACGCCCACCCAACTGACCACCGGCGTTGCCCGCGACATCTATGGCGCGGATGCCTCGTTCAACGAGGCCGCGACCTCGACCTCCATCGAACAGCCGGACCGCGCCTATGCGGATGCGATGCTCGGCTGA
- the phnD gene encoding phosphonate ABC transporter substrate-binding protein encodes MKMLLAALVATTALSGTAMAEGITGFNIGLLGGENAQDRMTSNECLRNYAEETLGVPVKLFAPADYDGVIQGLLGGTIDMAWLGASAYAKVYLTDPEAVDVALVKTNLDGSFTYHSIGFARKDKGVTSLADMKGKVFAFGDPNSTSGYLIPSVEIPEAIGATMENGDYFGEVKFVGGHEQTIVAVANGDVDAGVTWADGQGNWEDGYNSGALRKAVDAGLVDMNDVVEIWKSKPIPEGPVVLRRALPQDVKDKMIDLVKGMHAKDADCAYGIAAGETAGFTPITHDYYGSIIAVRQQQAN; translated from the coding sequence ATGAAAATGTTGCTTGCCGCCCTTGTCGCCACCACCGCCCTGTCGGGCACGGCCATGGCCGAAGGTATCACCGGTTTCAACATCGGCCTGCTGGGCGGTGAAAACGCGCAGGACCGGATGACCTCGAACGAATGTCTGCGCAACTATGCCGAAGAAACGCTGGGCGTGCCGGTCAAGCTGTTCGCGCCCGCCGATTATGACGGCGTGATCCAGGGCCTGCTGGGCGGCACGATCGACATGGCCTGGCTGGGCGCATCGGCCTATGCCAAGGTCTATCTGACCGACCCCGAAGCGGTGGATGTGGCACTGGTGAAAACCAACCTCGACGGGTCGTTCACCTATCACTCCATCGGGTTTGCCCGCAAGGACAAGGGCGTGACCTCGCTGGCCGACATGAAGGGCAAGGTGTTTGCCTTTGGTGATCCGAACTCGACCTCCGGCTATCTGATCCCTTCGGTGGAAATCCCCGAGGCCATCGGTGCCACGATGGAAAATGGCGATTATTTCGGCGAGGTCAAATTCGTTGGCGGGCACGAGCAGACCATCGTGGCCGTTGCCAATGGTGACGTGGACGCCGGTGTGACCTGGGCCGATGGTCAGGGCAACTGGGAAGACGGCTACAACTCGGGCGCGCTGCGCAAGGCGGTGGATGCCGGTCTGGTCGACATGAACGACGTGGTGGAGATCTGGAAATCTAAGCCGATCCCGGAAGGCCCGGTCGTGCTGCGCCGCGCGCTGCCGCAGGACGTGAAAGACAAGATGATTGATCTGGTCAAGGGCATGCACGCCAAGGACGCCGATTGCGCCTATGGCATCGCGGCGGGCGAAACCGCCGGGTTTACCCCGATCACCCATGATTACTACGGCTCGATCATCGCCGTGCGCCAGCAACAGGCCAACTGA
- the phnE gene encoding phosphonate ABC transporter, permease protein PhnE codes for MVRRKRMYGGILLILFVAMMAAGFQLADGRNAGGFWQGLHQVGAFPSEVLAEAWARRANLPGLAWQFVPSLIETLNIAAVSTLLGGLAAMALALLSTRGLARWFRLIPLFRRMLDAFRAVPEIVVALVLIFILGGGPVPAVIAIALHTTGALGKLFSEVAENADLRPVEGLTSVGAGWGQRMALGVLPQVAPNWISYALLRFEINVRASAILGFVGEGGIGHDLKLAMQWGGGKYDQVVAIFLILFLTIVAIDQMSDHFRNRLVKGR; via the coding sequence ATGGTGCGCCGTAAGCGGATGTATGGCGGTATTCTGCTGATCCTGTTCGTGGCGATGATGGCTGCCGGTTTTCAACTGGCAGACGGGCGCAATGCGGGCGGGTTCTGGCAGGGGCTGCATCAGGTGGGGGCGTTCCCCTCCGAGGTTCTGGCCGAGGCCTGGGCCCGCCGCGCCAATCTGCCGGGGCTGGCTTGGCAATTCGTGCCCTCGCTGATCGAAACCCTGAACATCGCGGCGGTCTCGACGCTGCTGGGCGGGCTTGCCGCCATGGCGCTGGCGCTGCTGTCCACCCGCGGGCTGGCGCGCTGGTTCCGGCTGATCCCGCTGTTCCGGCGCATGCTGGATGCGTTTCGAGCGGTGCCGGAAATTGTGGTGGCGCTGGTGCTGATCTTCATTCTGGGCGGCGGGCCGGTGCCTGCGGTGATTGCCATCGCGCTGCACACCACCGGTGCGCTGGGCAAGCTGTTTTCCGAAGTGGCCGAAAACGCCGATCTGCGCCCGGTCGAGGGGCTGACCTCGGTCGGGGCGGGTTGGGGGCAGCGCATGGCCTTGGGCGTGCTGCCGCAGGTCGCGCCGAACTGGATCAGCTATGCGCTGCTGCGGTTTGAAATCAACGTGCGCGCCTCGGCCATTCTGGGTTTCGTGGGCGAGGGCGGCATCGGCCATGACCTGAAGCTGGCGATGCAATGGGGCGGCGGCAAATACGATCAGGTCGTGGCGATCTTCCTCATCCTGTTCCTGACCATCGTGGCGATTGACCAGATGTCGGATCATTTCCGCAACCGTCTTGTGAAGGGGCGCTGA
- the phnE gene encoding phosphonate ABC transporter, permease protein PhnE — MVDATLSDQMFGQFRRRRLTALAVPALILCYLAYAFVAFDVASLAGRARLDNAAILLSDFWSYKTHVTRDNRAGDLTIAIEGESKGTYPAGMRPDWVQVDGDVTRIDLGQGHLVTYDAAGARYDVPGYGRIDIRPEAGKLVLTAPEPLPDWINASDTRVSVTTEAGRFAYTRSKVETFRYQPGWELFFFTLDSPFYGKSLGELTGLALWGDRIDPDRPNIRAILSDIWTNKMWRHGDVVWAMFETVLMAFLGTFGAAIVALPLAFLAASNFTPVRVIRFGFRRLFDFVRGVDGLIWTIILSRAFGPGPMTGALAILITDAGSFGKTFSEALENIDEKQVEGIRSTGANGVQRARFGVIPQVTPVLISQVLYYLESNTRSATVIGAIVGGGIGLMLTQAIITQKDWEEVAYYMVLIVLLVMLMDTLSGWLRRRLIKG, encoded by the coding sequence ATGGTGGATGCAACGCTTTCGGACCAGATGTTCGGCCAGTTCCGCCGCCGCCGTCTGACCGCGCTGGCCGTGCCCGCGCTGATCCTGTGTTACCTGGCCTATGCCTTTGTCGCTTTTGATGTGGCCAGTCTGGCCGGGCGGGCACGGCTCGACAATGCGGCAATCCTGCTGTCGGATTTCTGGAGCTACAAGACCCATGTCACGCGCGACAACCGGGCGGGTGATCTGACCATCGCCATCGAGGGCGAATCCAAGGGCACCTATCCGGCGGGGATGCGCCCCGACTGGGTGCAGGTCGATGGCGATGTGACGCGGATTGATCTGGGGCAGGGCCATCTGGTCACCTATGATGCGGCAGGCGCGCGCTATGACGTGCCCGGATATGGCCGCATCGACATCCGCCCCGAGGCGGGCAAACTGGTGCTGACCGCGCCAGAGCCGCTGCCCGACTGGATCAATGCCTCTGACACCCGCGTGTCGGTGACGACAGAGGCAGGCCGCTTTGCCTATACCCGGTCCAAGGTTGAAACCTTCCGCTATCAACCGGGGTGGGAGCTGTTCTTCTTTACGCTGGACAGCCCGTTTTATGGCAAATCGCTTGGCGAACTGACAGGGCTTGCGCTCTGGGGCGACCGCATCGACCCCGACCGCCCGAATATCCGCGCGATCCTGTCCGACATCTGGACCAACAAGATGTGGCGGCATGGCGATGTGGTCTGGGCCATGTTCGAAACCGTGCTGATGGCGTTTCTGGGCACGTTCGGTGCGGCCATCGTGGCGCTGCCGCTGGCCTTTCTGGCAGCCTCGAACTTCACGCCGGTCCGGGTGATCCGCTTCGGCTTCCGGCGGCTGTTCGATTTCGTGCGTGGGGTGGACGGGCTGATCTGGACCATCATCCTCAGCCGCGCCTTCGGGCCGGGGCCGATGACCGGCGCGCTGGCGATCCTGATCACCGATGCGGGCAGCTTTGGCAAAACCTTCTCCGAGGCGCTGGAAAACATCGACGAAAAGCAGGTGGAGGGCATCCGCTCCACCGGGGCCAATGGCGTGCAGCGCGCCCGCTTTGGCGTGATCCCGCAAGTGACGCCGGTGCTGATCAGCCAGGTGCTGTATTATCTGGAAAGCAATACCCGCAGCGCCACGGTGATCGGCGCGATTGTGGGCGGTGGCATCGGGCTGATGCTGACGCAGGCGATCATCACCCAGAAGGACTGGGAGGAGGTGGCCTATTACATGGTGCTGATCGTGCTGCTGGTCATGCTGATGGACACGCTGTCGGGCTGGCTGCGCCGCCGGTTGATCAAGGGCTGA
- a CDS encoding chloramphenicol acetyltransferase, with translation MQTTPRLSATEPVIQPGCSIINSSFGAYCEVGTGSRILNSTFGDYAYCDRLADIANTTVGKFANIAAMTRIGPTDHPLRQAALHHFTYRSADYWPDTPDDAEFFAHRVSRRTVLGADCWLGHGVIVKPEVTLGIGAVVASGAVVTKDVSPFMIVAGVPAVPVRARFAPAVAERLLALAWWEWDHARLRSALPDFRTLEAEAFLERYEG, from the coding sequence ATGCAAACTACCCCCAGACTGTCGGCCACGGAGCCGGTTATCCAGCCCGGATGCAGCATCATCAACAGCAGCTTCGGGGCCTATTGCGAGGTGGGCACCGGCAGCCGCATCCTGAATTCGACCTTTGGCGATTATGCCTATTGCGACCGGCTGGCTGATATTGCCAATACCACCGTGGGCAAGTTTGCCAATATCGCCGCCATGACGCGGATCGGCCCGACCGATCACCCGCTGCGGCAGGCGGCGCTGCATCATTTCACCTACAGATCTGCAGATTATTGGCCGGATACCCCGGATGATGCGGAGTTCTTCGCCCATCGCGTCAGCCGCCGCACCGTGCTGGGGGCGGATTGCTGGCTTGGGCATGGCGTCATCGTGAAGCCAGAGGTGACGCTGGGCATCGGTGCGGTTGTGGCCTCTGGCGCGGTGGTCACCAAGGATGTGTCCCCGTTCATGATCGTGGCCGGGGTGCCTGCCGTGCCGGTGCGTGCAAGGTTCGCCCCGGCGGTGGCCGAACGTCTGCTGGCGCTGGCCTGGTGGGAGTGGGACCATGCACGGCTGCGCAGCGCCCTGCCGGATTTCCGCACGCTGGAGGCCGAGGCGTTTCTGGAGCGCTACGAGGGCTGA